The following are from one region of the Petrotoga mobilis SJ95 genome:
- a CDS encoding M42 family metallopeptidase, which yields MKELIKNITELYGPSGREDQVRDFIKEQIKDHVDDIKTDKLGNLIATKKGNSGKTILFDAHMDEIGVVVTHILDKGFLKVEQVGGQNPVNLIGSRLIFNGRIGVVGVEGESEKELKDNYKNLSLDNIFVDIGVSSKEEAEKIAPIGTFGTFAEGFVDYGNYCMSKAMDDRIGCAILIETIKNMKDNQHTVLFAFTIQEEVGLVGSFVSAYDYEVDRAIAIDVTDSLDTPKALKRMSMALGKGPCIKIKDNLSVSDREVVEWIKNAALANNIPYQFEVLTFGGTNAAGYQRTKSGIPSGTISIPTRYIHSPHEMLSYSDVENTVKLLNTLSKTNF from the coding sequence TTGAAAGAGCTAATAAAAAATATTACGGAACTTTATGGACCAAGTGGAAGAGAAGATCAAGTGAGAGATTTTATAAAAGAACAGATCAAAGATCATGTGGATGATATTAAAACAGACAAGTTAGGAAATCTTATCGCCACAAAAAAAGGCAACTCTGGAAAAACCATATTATTTGACGCTCACATGGATGAAATAGGGGTTGTTGTTACACACATTTTAGACAAAGGCTTTTTAAAAGTAGAACAAGTCGGCGGTCAAAACCCTGTAAATTTGATCGGTTCCAGGTTGATTTTTAATGGAAGAATAGGGGTTGTTGGAGTTGAGGGAGAAAGTGAAAAAGAATTAAAAGATAATTATAAAAACTTATCTTTAGACAATATATTTGTTGACATAGGCGTATCTTCAAAAGAAGAAGCGGAAAAAATTGCCCCTATTGGCACTTTTGGAACCTTTGCGGAAGGTTTCGTCGATTATGGTAATTATTGTATGTCAAAAGCCATGGATGACAGAATTGGATGCGCCATTTTAATAGAAACCATCAAAAATATGAAAGATAATCAACACACAGTTTTATTTGCTTTTACTATCCAAGAAGAAGTAGGTTTAGTCGGATCTTTTGTTTCGGCTTATGATTACGAAGTCGACAGAGCAATAGCTATAGATGTCACGGATTCCTTGGATACTCCTAAGGCTCTTAAAAGAATGAGCATGGCTTTGGGAAAAGGACCTTGTATTAAAATAAAAGACAATCTTTCTGTAAGTGACAGAGAAGTTGTAGAATGGATAAAAAATGCTGCTTTGGCAAACAACATACCCTATCAGTTCGAGGTATTAACCTTCGGAGGAACAAATGCCGCGGGCTATCAAAGAACTAAATCTGGAATTCCTAGTGGTACTATTTCTATTCCTACTAGATACATACATTCACCTCACGAGATGTTATCCTATAGCGATGTTGAAAACACGGTGAAACTATTGAATACGCTTAGTAAAACGAATTTTTAG
- the mgsA gene encoding methylglyoxal synthase, translating into MVNVALIAHDKKKLDLALFAKEWKDVFKNCKLYATKTTGKILKEKVGLEIQTFESGPLGGDLQIGALAVSGKIDFVIFLRDPLTAQPHEPDVSAVLRICDVHNIPLATNLATAEAIVLEIQKKLNN; encoded by the coding sequence ATGGTCAATGTAGCGTTAATAGCTCACGATAAAAAGAAGTTAGACCTTGCGCTCTTTGCCAAAGAATGGAAGGATGTATTTAAAAATTGCAAACTTTATGCTACAAAAACCACTGGAAAGATTTTAAAAGAAAAAGTGGGGTTAGAGATACAAACTTTTGAATCTGGACCATTGGGAGGAGACTTACAAATAGGCGCTCTTGCTGTCAGTGGGAAAATAGATTTTGTGATCTTTTTAAGGGATCCGTTGACTGCCCAACCCCATGAACCTGATGTATCCGCTGTTTTACGGATTTGCGATGTACACAATATTCCACTTGCTACTAATTTAGCAACCGCTGAAGCGATAGTTCTAGAAATTCAAAAAAAACTTAATAATTAA
- a CDS encoding helix-turn-helix domain-containing protein encodes MNENEKKWETIDKKALLDLVYEIKKRRLQMGITQKDLAERMGTTQAIISKFEKGNYNPTYLFLQRLTEVLGGSIKLYFEPRDDKEINSDDVSKNDNFETIFHLKL; translated from the coding sequence TTGAATGAAAATGAGAAGAAATGGGAAACTATAGATAAGAAAGCTTTATTAGACTTGGTATATGAAATTAAAAAAAGAAGGTTACAAATGGGAATTACACAAAAAGATCTAGCTGAGAGGATGGGGACAACGCAGGCGATAATTTCTAAATTTGAAAAAGGAAATTACAATCCAACATATTTGTTTTTGCAAAGATTGACAGAAGTGTTGGGAGGGAGTATCAAATTATATTTTGAGCCTAGAGATGATAAAGAGATAAATAGTGATGACGTTTCTAAAAATGATAATTTTGAAACAATATTTCACTTAAAATTATAA